In Leptospira bouyouniensis, the following proteins share a genomic window:
- a CDS encoding phospholipase, whose amino-acid sequence METNFANPSFWTYFIGSYAYYLPFVLTMVWAPLALFGLSKQKDMTTIKQVVWSLLILVVPVVGPALYLLLVDKEYDKKFKQIAVGGGLGVFLLVWILSLISHI is encoded by the coding sequence ATGGAAACAAATTTTGCAAATCCAAGTTTTTGGACCTACTTTATCGGATCTTATGCGTATTACTTGCCATTCGTTTTGACGATGGTTTGGGCACCTTTGGCATTGTTTGGACTTTCAAAACAAAAGGATATGACAACAATCAAACAAGTGGTTTGGTCACTTTTGATTTTGGTCGTTCCAGTTGTTGGTCCAGCATTATACTTACTGTTAGTTGACAAAGAATATGACAAAAAATTTAAACAAATCGCTGTAGGTGGTGGACTAGGTGTCTTTCTCCTAGTTTGGATTTTAAGTTTAATTTCACATATTTAA